In Saprospiraceae bacterium, the sequence ATCCCAATTTTGTCCAAAATCAATACTTTAAAATCGTTTTGAATCCAAGTAGAATACCTCACCGGTTGATATCGATCAAATGCTTTCAATAATCTGTTGATCTCCGACTCTATGGGTTCGTGCGGCACAATGATTAAGCTATGGGTGTCAACGAGCTCTAAAAATTGTAATAATAATTGATCATCCGCAGGCCAGGTACTCCCGGCTACTAAAATGGGTTTCTTGGTATCAAGATTCTCAAACTCTTCGATTTTGAGATTATTTCGAGCGATCGCAACTACCCGATCGATCCGCGTATCCCCAGCTACGATAACATGTAGATATCCCAACCAGGTTAGTTTTTGTTTAGAGGCTTGATCCTGAACAAATATCACTCGTGCATTGAATACTTGCTTCAGGAGCCATCGATAATACCATTTTAACAAATAATGACTGTCTGTCCACACACTCGAAATGAAAAAATAAGGGATATCCTGCTCGATCAAAGCAGCCATATGACAATACCAAAATTCATATTTGACAAATAAGGCCATTTTGGGTCGAGTCTTGTTCACGAAGGACTTAGCTTTAGGAAGGGTGTCCATAGGCATATAACCCACCCAGTCTGCCAATTCATAGTTTTTACGGATATTATAACCCGAACTGGAAAAAAAGGTGAGAATGATGTGTTGCTCAGGCCATTCTGTTTTTATGGCTTCTATCAGTGGTCTGCCTTGTTCAAATTCTCCCAACGATGCACAATGAATCCATATCGGATGGTTTAGGTTTTCAGGATATGTTTGACTTTTCCTACCGTTAATCCACGACCGCGCCCCTCTATGGAAAAGCCCAGCAATGGGTAATATCTGATCGGCCAGGTATCCTAAAATTATGTACAAATATTTCATGCTGAGGCTTTAGTAATAAATCTCATCTGGGTTTTTTCTGCTAAAAATCGGAATTAGCCATTTTGCAGTTATGAAAAACAGACCGTCTGATGATGATTTAAATGTTTTGAGCGGTAGATCTAATTGAAGGTTTCTTCTCAATGAAGTACAGGCTTCCGTCAAACCAATTTCGATTTCAAAATTTATAAGTCTGTTGGGGCTGGCATATCGATAAGCCAAAGACTGAGTGAGCCCCAGGCCGGCTGACATTCTATCATATCCATACCTGTTGGACCCCAAAATAGGCTCAAAAGTATTCCCCTGATCCTGAAATCTAATCCAATGGGCAAACCAACCCGGTTGTAATCCCAGGCAAATAATATTTGATGGATTGATCTTAAATAGTTTTTTCAAAGTAATCCC encodes:
- a CDS encoding 3-deoxy-D-manno-octulosonic acid transferase; translation: MKYLYIILGYLADQILPIAGLFHRGARSWINGRKSQTYPENLNHPIWIHCASLGEFEQGRPLIEAIKTEWPEQHIILTFFSSSGYNIRKNYELADWVGYMPMDTLPKAKSFVNKTRPKMALFVKYEFWYCHMAALIEQDIPYFFISSVWTDSHYLLKWYYRWLLKQVFNARVIFVQDQASKQKLTWLGYLHVIVAGDTRIDRVVAIARNNLKIEEFENLDTKKPILVAGSTWPADDQLLLQFLELVDTHSLIIVPHEPIESEINRLLKAFDRYQPVRYSTWIQNDFKVLILDKIGMLNKLYAYAEVAYIGGGFGRGIHNTLEAAVYGIPVFFGPHYEQFNEAKSMITIGIAFCVEDAQTMALKWKNIIPDKVQDIKNQSGRYFSENAGATATIIDYLRPLIQQPK